The following proteins are encoded in a genomic region of Comamonas resistens:
- a CDS encoding TIGR00645 family protein, translating into MSRTHSDDADKASAPQHPASYQTPAALRPLPALIFASRWLQLPLYLGLIAAQAVYVWHFLLELWHLVEAVFGNQQALQALITNIGYKSDVQITHLNETIIMLVVLALIDVVMISNLLIMVIVGGYETFVSRLGLEAHPDQPEWLSHVNASVLKVKLALSIIGISSIHLLKSFINAGSYEVQVLMWQTIIHVVFLLSALAIAYTDKLTSSNHHH; encoded by the coding sequence ATGAGCCGAACTCATTCCGACGATGCCGACAAGGCCTCTGCCCCGCAGCACCCCGCCAGCTACCAGACACCGGCCGCCCTGCGCCCCCTGCCTGCACTGATCTTTGCCAGCCGCTGGCTGCAGTTGCCGCTGTACCTGGGCCTGATCGCCGCTCAGGCCGTCTACGTCTGGCACTTTCTGCTGGAGCTATGGCATCTGGTCGAAGCGGTCTTCGGCAATCAGCAAGCCCTGCAGGCCCTGATCACCAACATCGGCTACAAGAGCGATGTGCAGATCACCCATCTGAACGAAACCATCATCATGCTGGTGGTTCTGGCGCTGATCGACGTGGTCATGATCTCCAATCTGCTGATCATGGTCATCGTCGGCGGCTACGAGACCTTTGTCAGCCGCCTGGGACTGGAAGCCCACCCCGACCAGCCCGAATGGCTCAGCCATGTGAATGCCTCGGTGCTCAAGGTCAAGCTGGCACTGTCCATCATCGGCATCAGCTCGATTCATCTGCTCAAGAGCTTCATCAATGCCGGCAGCTACGAAGTCCAGGTGCTGATGTGGCAGACCATCATTCACGTGGTCTTCCTGCTGAGTGCTCTGGCCATTGCCTATACCGACAAACTGACCAGCAGCAATCACCACCATTGA